A section of the Rummeliibacillus pycnus genome encodes:
- a CDS encoding YfhO family protein: protein MFQNQSRWKERGLLIGSMLLISIMAHSFFIGQQPNGLLMKGVNDGLSQMLPFKQFIYKNYAQGNFFYADNFGIGGGIFSQLAYYFSTNIFFLIIASLLFIVESMTKYQVNLNTWVQLILPMSILKQTSILLVAYHYFKTMKLSKKAAYVGAIIYGLSPLFYRHEMYWDILTDAMFWLVLLLIGIEKIIRKESSTTFVVAVALIFINNFYLAYVNLLIGFFYIIVRFFVHCSQHELSVKKQLKRYVSGGLLGLGIGCFAFIPAAIGFLHNSRPPYKDAIPLIDLQDNIVSNPRILWLPVFIVVVLCMKKLYQNQPFRFFAIIAIGGTVLHFIPHVGSMFNGFSAPQNRWEAIVVLGYAGAFAVAVDHVQYWEVRQVKRISGMFLLFMIIISMIDPTFKWGKESIIFVMTALWMIGISYLFAKRKSQNTVILLVVIFVLGYANVFQAIRLTEVEQNSYASTKQFMESDNYNAPEQNRLIQYMKRHLSSDRSRIDWMVEDRNNTPIVQNFKGISVYSSVLNGDILNMYQKDLQIDMERESVSRYATMGARTNLMSLWQSQFYMRKNTNLSIPYHYHLVKRSPNYNVYENKALLPAFRVTNTLFSAKDLESQPVLAKEHAMLRGVITEDTQNTKVSKVPETPIKKIRTVHANWNGDILDVRKDNGGIDLHITPSPNTKDLYVNFYIEGIHKKETFTLNVNEDQTTRKKSDSIYRTGYNDLTFAVNRANLVHIRLAKGKYRLNKLHVYEESYATLADALKNSKRAAIKWQNNHANGVVNATKPHQMLVTPIPYEKGWVAHINGKKVAIEKVNYAFIGIPLTNGGNRVELDYQPPYWTICLWISFISLVLFIYGEYRQRKRINL from the coding sequence GTGTTTCAAAACCAATCTAGATGGAAAGAAAGAGGCTTACTTATAGGAAGTATGCTCCTTATTTCAATCATGGCACATAGCTTTTTTATTGGGCAACAGCCGAATGGATTGCTGATGAAAGGCGTTAACGATGGTCTGTCACAAATGTTGCCTTTCAAGCAATTCATTTATAAAAACTATGCTCAAGGAAACTTCTTTTATGCAGATAATTTTGGAATCGGTGGAGGTATTTTTTCTCAACTAGCTTATTATTTCTCCACAAATATCTTCTTTTTAATAATCGCATCATTGTTATTTATAGTGGAATCTATGACAAAGTATCAAGTGAATTTAAATACTTGGGTACAACTCATTTTGCCTATGAGTATTTTAAAACAAACTTCCATCTTACTTGTTGCGTACCATTATTTTAAAACGATGAAGTTATCCAAAAAAGCTGCGTATGTTGGAGCGATTATTTATGGATTAAGTCCCTTGTTTTATCGCCATGAAATGTATTGGGATATCTTAACAGATGCAATGTTTTGGCTTGTTTTATTATTAATAGGTATTGAGAAAATTATACGAAAAGAATCATCAACTACATTCGTAGTTGCGGTTGCGCTTATTTTTATCAATAATTTCTATTTAGCTTATGTGAATTTACTAATTGGTTTCTTTTATATAATCGTTCGTTTTTTCGTTCATTGTTCACAGCATGAACTTTCAGTAAAAAAACAATTAAAACGTTACGTAAGTGGTGGATTGTTAGGATTAGGAATTGGATGTTTTGCATTTATACCAGCGGCTATTGGTTTCCTACATAACTCTCGTCCGCCATATAAAGACGCAATCCCATTAATAGATCTTCAAGATAATATTGTATCTAATCCACGAATTCTTTGGTTACCTGTCTTTATAGTGGTAGTGTTATGTATGAAAAAGTTATACCAAAACCAACCATTTCGATTCTTTGCCATTATTGCAATTGGTGGGACTGTTTTGCACTTTATCCCCCATGTAGGCAGCATGTTTAATGGTTTTTCAGCTCCGCAAAACCGTTGGGAAGCAATTGTCGTTTTAGGCTATGCTGGTGCATTTGCAGTTGCAGTGGATCATGTTCAATATTGGGAAGTAAGACAAGTTAAAAGAATATCCGGTATGTTTTTATTATTCATGATCATCATTAGTATGATTGACCCAACCTTTAAGTGGGGAAAAGAAAGTATTATTTTTGTTATGACGGCTCTATGGATGATTGGAATTAGCTATCTATTTGCAAAGCGAAAATCTCAAAATACCGTTATCTTACTAGTAGTAATTTTTGTGCTAGGGTATGCCAATGTGTTTCAAGCAATTCGTTTAACCGAAGTAGAGCAGAATTCATATGCTTCAACAAAACAATTCATGGAATCAGATAATTATAATGCACCTGAACAAAATCGTTTAATTCAATATATGAAACGTCATTTATCAAGCGATCGTTCAAGAATCGATTGGATGGTAGAAGATCGAAATAACACACCAATTGTGCAAAACTTTAAAGGGATAAGCGTTTATTCAAGTGTGTTGAATGGTGATATTCTCAATATGTATCAAAAAGACCTCCAAATTGATATGGAGAGGGAAAGTGTTAGTAGATATGCAACTATGGGAGCGAGAACAAACTTAATGTCTTTATGGCAATCACAGTTTTATATGCGAAAGAATACAAATCTATCGATTCCTTATCATTATCATTTGGTGAAACGTTCTCCAAATTATAATGTCTACGAGAATAAAGCATTATTACCTGCTTTTCGTGTAACGAATACTTTATTTTCAGCGAAAGACCTGGAAAGTCAACCTGTATTGGCGAAAGAACATGCAATGCTACGAGGCGTCATAACGGAGGATACGCAGAATACAAAAGTATCAAAAGTACCTGAGACACCTATTAAAAAAATACGTACAGTTCATGCAAATTGGAATGGTGATATTTTAGATGTAAGGAAGGATAACGGAGGAATAGATCTCCACATAACACCTTCTCCTAATACAAAAGATCTCTATGTTAATTTCTATATAGAAGGTATTCATAAAAAGGAAACATTTACGCTTAATGTCAATGAAGACCAAACGACTCGTAAAAAGTCAGACTCTATCTATCGAACAGGGTACAATGACTTAACATTTGCCGTTAATCGAGCAAATCTCGTCCATATTCGCTTAGCAAAAGGAAAGTATCGTTTAAATAAACTTCATGTTTATGAAGAAAGCTACGCTACACTTGCCGATGCATTAAAAAACAGTAAGCGTGCAGCTATCAAATGGCAAAATAATCATGCGAATGGAGTCGTAAATGCAACTAAACCTCATCAAATGTTAGTAACACCAATTCCTTATGAAAAAGGTTGGGTAGCACATATTAATGGAAAGAAAGTAGCGATAGAAAAAGTAAACTATGCGTTTATTGGTATTCCATTAACAAACGGGGGAAATAGAGTTGAACTAGATTATCAACCACCTTATTGGACAATCTGTTTGTGGATCTCGTTTATTTCACTTGTACTCTTTATATATGGAGAGTATCGACAACGAAAGAGAATAAACCTATAA
- a CDS encoding glutaredoxin family protein — protein sequence MEITYYSRPNCGLCEDGKRMLNLVREDIPFQIKELNIEEDDALHEKYMLMIPVVEKNGQIIQYGVLDYITLLEGIGEE from the coding sequence ATGGAAATTACATATTATAGCAGACCAAATTGTGGGCTTTGCGAAGATGGTAAACGTATGCTGAATTTGGTACGTGAAGATATTCCTTTTCAGATTAAAGAACTGAACATTGAAGAGGATGATGCACTCCATGAAAAATATATGTTGATGATTCCTGTTGTTGAAAAAAATGGGCAGATTATTCAGTATGGTGTCCTGGATTATATAACTTTGTTAGAAGGAATTGGAGAAGAATAG
- the gap gene encoding type I glyceraldehyde-3-phosphate dehydrogenase, protein MTLKLAINGFGRIGRLVFRTAIKRQDIEIVAVNDLTDAAMLAHLLKYDSVHGAFDAEVTSEGEYLVVDGKNVRVYAETDPAKLPWGELDVDIVVESTGRFTNYEDAHKHVEAGAKKVIVSAPGKNMPTYVMGVNNEQYDAANDVVVSNASCTTNCLSPVAKVLDEQFGIKRGMMTTVHSYTNDQKILDLPHKDYRRARAAAQSMIPTTTGAAVAVAKVLPQLKGKLDGMAIRVPTPNVSLVDLVVELEKDVTPEKVNAALKEASENQLKGILAYSELPLVSIDYNGNRSSSTVDSLSTMVLEGNLVKVLAWYDNESGYSTRVVDLAEYMAKQGL, encoded by the coding sequence ATGACTTTAAAATTAGCGATTAATGGATTTGGACGTATTGGACGATTAGTTTTCCGTACAGCGATCAAACGTCAAGATATTGAAATTGTAGCGGTAAATGATTTAACTGACGCAGCAATGCTTGCTCATCTTTTAAAATATGATTCAGTTCACGGCGCTTTTGATGCAGAAGTAACATCTGAAGGTGAATACCTTGTAGTAGATGGCAAAAATGTTCGTGTCTATGCTGAAACAGATCCTGCAAAACTTCCTTGGGGAGAATTAGACGTTGATATTGTAGTAGAATCTACAGGTCGCTTTACGAACTATGAAGATGCACATAAACACGTAGAAGCAGGCGCTAAAAAAGTAATCGTATCTGCTCCAGGCAAAAACATGCCAACTTATGTAATGGGTGTTAACAACGAACAATATGATGCAGCAAATGATGTAGTTGTATCAAATGCTTCTTGTACAACAAACTGCCTATCTCCAGTAGCAAAAGTATTGGATGAACAATTTGGCATTAAACGAGGTATGATGACAACTGTTCACTCATACACAAATGACCAAAAAATATTAGACCTTCCACATAAGGATTACCGCCGTGCTCGTGCAGCTGCGCAATCAATGATTCCAACTACTACAGGTGCTGCTGTTGCAGTCGCAAAAGTTTTACCACAACTGAAAGGTAAACTTGATGGAATGGCTATTCGCGTGCCAACACCAAATGTATCACTAGTAGACTTAGTTGTAGAATTGGAAAAAGACGTAACGCCAGAAAAAGTAAACGCGGCTTTAAAAGAAGCATCAGAAAATCAATTAAAAGGTATTCTAGCATATTCTGAATTACCATTAGTATCAATCGATTATAACGGTAATAGATCTTCATCTACAGTAGATAGTCTCTCTACAATGGTTCTTGAAGGAAATCTTGTAAAAGTATTAGCTTGGTATGATAATGAATCTGGTTATTCTACTCGCGTCGTTGATTTAGCTGAATACATGGCAAAACAAGGTTTGTAA
- a CDS encoding HAMP domain-containing sensor histidine kinase, with protein MKINKVIFQSNTLMVLLPLMLLFIVGGTLVSIFNKDYIDNRIDKVQLNKNVYEIQTIFNNMKTTNPDWQGISREFSKYGYHLYVAKDQNIIYSNLKNNESEYIEGLRKVKKGQLNAVYHWDYATIVRKGFDVNGRHYDLISINIKKKSFWTILDHGGLETIFGMYFIIGLVAMMIIIVISQMFTKRLVKKVTEPINHLIEAEKRIEAGNLREPIVYEGIEEFELLCGTFNQMQSHLLEERERNEKYKKARTDMISGISHDLRTPLTSVKGYIKGLLDGVAKTPEKQHQYLTIAYNKAGDMDVLLQRLFDFSNLETGNMPFVKKTLAFDLFLEQFVDEIRDDLANKQVKLAFFSTKEEHNVEIDTVLIKRVLINIIENSLKYAESEQLKITVTLSKINRLEVLEIKDNGKGVDEGKLSRLFEQFYRGDESRNSQNEGNGLGLYTSKYIIEEHGGTISAANQDGLNIIITLPTIY; from the coding sequence ATGAAAATAAATAAAGTGATTTTCCAATCCAATACGCTTATGGTATTACTCCCCTTAATGTTATTGTTTATAGTGGGTGGGACACTCGTTAGTATTTTTAACAAAGATTATATTGATAATCGAATCGATAAAGTGCAATTAAATAAGAATGTCTATGAAATACAGACTATATTTAATAACATGAAGACTACCAATCCAGATTGGCAAGGAATTAGTAGAGAATTTTCGAAGTATGGATATCATTTATACGTAGCAAAGGACCAAAACATTATCTATTCCAATTTAAAAAACAATGAATCTGAATATATTGAAGGATTACGTAAAGTAAAAAAAGGACAATTAAATGCAGTATATCATTGGGATTACGCAACGATTGTTCGTAAAGGATTTGATGTGAATGGGCGTCATTATGATTTGATCTCCATCAATATTAAGAAAAAATCATTCTGGACCATTCTCGACCATGGTGGATTGGAAACAATATTTGGAATGTATTTTATTATTGGGTTAGTTGCGATGATGATTATTATTGTTATTAGTCAAATGTTTACAAAACGTTTGGTGAAGAAAGTAACAGAACCCATCAACCATCTAATAGAAGCAGAAAAACGTATTGAGGCAGGTAATCTTCGAGAACCCATCGTCTACGAAGGGATTGAAGAGTTTGAATTACTATGTGGCACGTTTAACCAAATGCAAAGTCATTTACTAGAAGAAAGAGAACGCAATGAAAAATATAAAAAGGCTAGAACTGACATGATTTCTGGGATTTCACATGATTTGCGTACCCCGTTAACTTCTGTAAAAGGTTATATTAAAGGCTTATTAGATGGAGTTGCGAAAACACCAGAAAAGCAACATCAATATCTAACTATTGCCTATAACAAAGCAGGTGATATGGATGTGTTACTTCAACGGCTTTTTGATTTTTCGAATTTAGAAACTGGTAATATGCCCTTTGTTAAGAAAACACTAGCTTTTGATTTATTTCTAGAGCAATTTGTTGATGAAATTCGTGATGATCTTGCAAACAAACAAGTTAAATTGGCATTTTTCTCAACAAAAGAAGAACATAATGTCGAAATCGATACGGTATTAATTAAACGTGTGCTAATTAATATCATTGAAAACAGTCTAAAATATGCAGAAAGTGAACAGTTGAAAATTACTGTGACTTTATCAAAAATCAATCGTTTAGAAGTACTTGAAATCAAAGATAATGGTAAAGGGGTAGATGAAGGTAAGTTGTCACGTCTATTCGAACAATTCTATCGTGGTGATGAATCACGTAATAGCCAAAACGAAGGAAATGGACTAGGATTATATACATCCAAATATATTATCGAAGAACATGGTGGTACAATTTCAGCTGCAAATCAGGATGGGCTGAATATCATTATTACATTGCCAACTATTTATTAA
- a CDS encoding sugar-binding transcriptional regulator, with the protein MTTLSEAQLKIMPEMSELLHTRYRFLQMIEMLGPIGRRGLADNLSVAEREVRKETDLLREQGLIIASRSGMRISNLGLEVLEVLKPLVYEWSGISTMEKQLIRKLGIQKVIIVDGNLDEVPSIKSLLGLEAAKQLELVAKQSKIVAVTGGSTLAAIADSLTPSEELTDLNFIAARGGMGVEMRLQANTIAATFAGNTGNAYRTLYLPEHLSETAYNALVEEPIVKEMLSLYDQTDIVIHGIGLALEMAVRRESSEEEKQALIDKGAVSEAFGYYFDEHGKVVQRIRTVGIQLEQVNRCKSIIAVAGGKNKAKAILSYFKQGAKQSVLITDSAAAEEMLLLL; encoded by the coding sequence ATGACAACATTATCTGAAGCTCAATTGAAAATAATGCCTGAAATGTCTGAGCTTCTTCATACTCGATATCGTTTTTTACAAATGATCGAAATGTTGGGTCCCATCGGAAGAAGGGGGCTTGCAGATAATCTTTCTGTAGCAGAAAGAGAAGTACGTAAGGAAACTGATTTGCTACGTGAGCAAGGGTTGATCATAGCTAGTCGATCTGGTATGAGAATTTCTAATTTAGGATTGGAAGTATTAGAAGTGTTAAAGCCTCTCGTGTATGAATGGTCAGGGATTTCTACAATGGAAAAACAGCTAATTCGGAAGCTTGGTATCCAAAAAGTGATCATAGTAGATGGAAATCTTGATGAAGTTCCTTCTATTAAATCATTGTTAGGGTTGGAAGCGGCAAAACAATTAGAATTAGTAGCAAAGCAGAGCAAAATCGTCGCTGTAACAGGTGGAAGTACATTAGCTGCCATTGCAGATAGTCTTACTCCTTCAGAAGAGTTAACAGATTTAAACTTTATTGCTGCCAGAGGTGGTATGGGAGTTGAGATGAGACTACAAGCAAACACCATTGCTGCAACATTTGCAGGAAACACTGGTAATGCATATCGTACTTTGTACTTACCAGAACATTTAAGCGAGACAGCTTATAATGCACTTGTTGAAGAACCAATCGTAAAAGAAATGCTTTCTCTATATGATCAAACAGATATCGTCATTCATGGTATTGGCTTAGCACTTGAAATGGCAGTAAGACGTGAATCAAGTGAAGAGGAAAAACAAGCTTTAATCGATAAAGGGGCTGTCAGTGAGGCCTTTGGCTATTATTTTGATGAACATGGAAAGGTAGTACAAAGAATTCGTACTGTAGGAATCCAATTAGAACAAGTAAATAGATGTAAAAGTATTATTGCTGTTGCAGGTGGGAAGAATAAGGCTAAAGCCATTTTGTCTTACTTTAAACAAGGAGCAAAGCAATCTGTATTAATTACAGATTCAGCTGCTGCTGAAGAAATGCTTCTCTTACTATAA
- a CDS encoding phosphoglycerate kinase: MYQKKTMNDIEVKGKRVFVRVDFNVPMEDGKITDDTRIRAALPTISYLVEKGAKVILASHLGRPKGEVKEELRLTAVGERLSELMGKPVTKLDESIGETVEQAVGNMNDGDIVLLENVRFHKGEEKNDPALAESFAKLADVYVNDAFGAAHRAHATTAGIAEFLPAVSGLLMEKEIDVLGKALSNPERPFTAIIGGAKVKDKIGVIENLLEKVDHLIIGGGLSYTFSKAQGYDIGKSLLEEDKIELAKTFIEKAAEKGVQLHMPVDAVVANEFSKDAETKVVDIDQIPSDWMGLDIGPKTAAEYANVIKSSKLVIWNGPMGVFEMDPFANGTKVVAKAVAETKGYTIIGGGDSAAAVEKFNVADKMDHISTGGGASLEFMEGKELPGVVALNDK, encoded by the coding sequence ATGTATCAAAAAAAGACAATGAATGATATTGAAGTGAAAGGAAAACGCGTATTTGTACGTGTGGATTTCAATGTACCAATGGAAGATGGCAAAATTACCGATGACACTCGTATTCGAGCAGCGCTTCCTACAATCTCTTATTTAGTAGAAAAAGGGGCAAAAGTAATTTTAGCTAGCCATCTAGGACGTCCAAAAGGTGAAGTAAAAGAAGAACTACGCTTAACAGCTGTTGGTGAACGTCTTTCAGAACTTATGGGTAAACCTGTCACAAAACTAGATGAATCTATCGGTGAAACAGTGGAACAAGCTGTAGGAAACATGAACGATGGTGATATTGTTCTATTAGAAAACGTTCGCTTCCATAAAGGTGAAGAAAAGAACGATCCTGCACTTGCTGAAAGCTTCGCAAAATTAGCAGACGTTTATGTCAATGATGCATTTGGTGCGGCACATCGTGCACATGCCACAACAGCAGGAATTGCAGAATTTTTACCAGCAGTTTCTGGTCTTTTAATGGAAAAAGAAATTGATGTTTTAGGTAAAGCATTATCAAATCCAGAACGCCCATTCACTGCTATTATCGGTGGTGCAAAGGTTAAAGATAAAATCGGTGTAATTGAAAATCTTCTAGAAAAAGTAGATCACTTAATCATTGGTGGTGGTTTATCTTATACATTCTCAAAAGCACAAGGTTATGATATCGGTAAATCATTATTAGAAGAAGATAAAATCGAATTAGCGAAAACATTTATCGAAAAAGCAGCTGAAAAAGGCGTTCAATTACATATGCCAGTGGATGCTGTGGTAGCAAACGAATTTTCAAAAGATGCAGAAACAAAAGTTGTTGATATTGATCAAATTCCAAGCGATTGGATGGGACTAGATATCGGACCAAAAACAGCAGCAGAATATGCAAATGTTATTAAAAGCTCAAAATTAGTCATTTGGAATGGACCTATGGGTGTATTTGAAATGGATCCTTTTGCAAATGGTACAAAAGTAGTTGCTAAAGCAGTAGCAGAAACAAAAGGATATACAATTATTGGTGGTGGCGATTCAGCAGCTGCAGTGGAAAAATTCAATGTAGCTGACAAAATGGATCACATCTCAACTGGTGGCGGTGCCTCTCTTGAATTTATGGAAGGTAAAGAGTTACCAGGAGTTGTCGCATTAAACGATAAATAA
- the tpiA gene encoding triose-phosphate isomerase — protein MRKPIIAGNWKMYKTLSEAIDFVDAVKSSVPVADQVDAVICAPALFLPSLVNQAEGTDLAIGAQTMHYENEGAFTGEISPVQLEDIKVQYVILGHSERRQYDNETDEGVNKKAHAAFAHHLTPIICVGETLEEREASNTVVKVSSQVGAALKGLTAEQVAKTVIAYEPIWAIGTGKTATAQDANEVCAAIRKTVQEVAGEVAAEMIRIQYGGSVKPENVVELLSMEHIDGALVGGASLKPESYLKLLEAGANA, from the coding sequence ATGCGTAAACCAATTATTGCAGGTAACTGGAAGATGTATAAAACGTTATCTGAAGCAATTGATTTTGTAGATGCAGTTAAATCATCTGTTCCGGTAGCAGATCAAGTAGACGCAGTTATTTGTGCACCAGCACTGTTTTTACCTTCACTTGTAAATCAAGCAGAAGGTACAGATCTAGCAATTGGTGCTCAAACGATGCATTATGAAAACGAAGGGGCATTTACTGGTGAAATCAGCCCAGTTCAATTAGAAGATATCAAAGTCCAATATGTTATTTTAGGGCATTCAGAACGTCGCCAATACGATAACGAAACAGATGAAGGCGTAAATAAAAAAGCACATGCTGCATTTGCTCATCATTTAACACCAATTATCTGTGTAGGTGAAACATTAGAAGAACGTGAAGCAAGTAATACTGTTGTAAAAGTTTCTTCTCAAGTAGGCGCGGCACTAAAAGGTTTGACTGCTGAACAAGTTGCGAAAACCGTTATTGCATATGAACCAATTTGGGCAATTGGTACAGGTAAAACGGCAACTGCTCAAGATGCCAACGAAGTATGTGCTGCAATTCGTAAAACTGTACAAGAAGTAGCAGGCGAAGTGGCTGCAGAAATGATTCGTATTCAATATGGTGGTAGTGTTAAACCGGAAAACGTAGTAGAATTACTATCAATGGAGCATATTGATGGTGCTCTAGTTGGTGGAGCAAGTTTAAAACCAGAATCATACTTAAAATTATTGGAGGCCGGGGCAAATGCCTAA
- the gpmI gene encoding 2,3-bisphosphoglycerate-independent phosphoglycerate mutase yields the protein MPNKPVALIILDGLGLRDEIFGNAVAQAKKPNLDRYWNSFPHNTLTASGEAVGLPAGQMGNSEVGHLNIGAGRIVYQSLTRIHKAIKDGDFFTNKALLDAVQHAKQNHSKLHIMGLLSDGGVHSHYEHLFALLKLAKDQGLEEVYVHGFLDGRDVGPKTAVGYIEETERQMTEIGVGQFASISGRYYAMDRDNRWDREEKVYKVLVDAQGIEASSAIEGVEASYANDVTDEFVIPFVIKKDGKPVATIQSNDAVIFFNFRPDRAIELSTAFTNPTFDGFTLSENHPQNLKFICFKKYSDKVIGEIAFHDDDLKNTIGEVLSNNNLRQLRIAETEKYPHVTFFMSGGREETFPGEERILINSPKVATYDLKPEMSAYEVTDALVEAIEADRFDGIILNFANPDMVGHSGMLEPTVKAIEAVDECLGRVVDALLAKGGAAIITADHGNSDEVVTLEGQPMTAHTTNPVPVIITKENIVVRNGGILADLAPTMLKLLGVEQPLEMTGKPLF from the coding sequence ATGCCTAATAAACCAGTAGCATTAATTATTTTAGATGGTTTAGGCTTACGCGACGAAATATTCGGTAATGCAGTAGCGCAAGCGAAGAAACCAAATTTGGACCGTTATTGGAATTCTTTTCCGCATAACACATTAACAGCATCAGGTGAAGCAGTAGGACTTCCAGCGGGACAAATGGGGAATTCAGAAGTTGGACACCTTAATATTGGTGCTGGACGTATTGTCTATCAAAGCTTAACAAGAATTCACAAGGCTATTAAAGACGGTGATTTCTTTACAAACAAAGCATTATTAGATGCAGTTCAACACGCTAAACAAAATCATTCAAAACTACACATCATGGGGCTATTATCAGACGGTGGTGTTCATAGTCATTATGAGCATTTATTTGCCTTACTGAAATTAGCAAAAGACCAAGGATTAGAAGAAGTATATGTTCATGGTTTCCTTGATGGACGTGATGTAGGTCCAAAAACAGCTGTAGGGTATATCGAAGAAACAGAACGACAAATGACTGAAATTGGTGTAGGTCAATTTGCTTCTATTAGTGGTCGTTATTACGCAATGGACCGAGATAACCGCTGGGATCGTGAAGAAAAAGTTTATAAAGTATTAGTAGATGCACAAGGTATTGAGGCATCTTCAGCAATAGAAGGTGTAGAAGCATCTTATGCAAATGATGTTACAGATGAATTTGTTATACCATTTGTGATTAAAAAAGATGGCAAACCAGTTGCTACAATTCAATCAAATGATGCGGTGATTTTCTTTAACTTCCGACCAGACCGTGCGATTGAATTATCAACAGCTTTTACAAATCCAACATTCGATGGTTTTACACTTAGTGAAAATCATCCACAAAACTTGAAATTTATTTGTTTTAAGAAATATAGTGATAAGGTAATCGGTGAGATTGCTTTCCATGATGACGATTTAAAAAATACCATCGGTGAAGTATTATCAAACAATAATCTTCGTCAACTACGTATTGCAGAAACTGAAAAATACCCTCATGTTACTTTCTTCATGAGTGGTGGTCGTGAAGAAACATTCCCAGGAGAAGAACGTATTCTGATTAATTCTCCGAAAGTCGCAACATATGATTTAAAACCTGAAATGAGTGCTTACGAAGTAACAGATGCACTTGTTGAAGCCATCGAAGCAGATCGTTTTGACGGCATTATCTTAAACTTCGCAAATCCTGATATGGTTGGTCATAGTGGTATGCTTGAACCAACTGTTAAAGCCATCGAAGCAGTAGATGAATGTTTAGGTAGAGTAGTAGATGCACTTCTTGCAAAAGGTGGAGCAGCAATTATTACTGCGGACCATGGTAATTCCGATGAAGTGGTAACACTTGAAGGACAACCAATGACAGCTCATACAACAAATCCAGTCCCTGTTATTATCACAAAAGAAAATATTGTGGTGAGAAATGGAGGAATTTTAGCCGATTTGGCCCCTACCATGTTAAAATTATTAGGAGTGGAACAACCACTTGAAATGACTGGAAAACCATTATTTTAA
- a CDS encoding response regulator transcription factor, translating into MYKILIAEDDSEIAMLEQDYLEIDGFETRIIQDGNSVHQLLNQEHFDLLILDIMLPGKNGYELCKEIRAESDVPILMVTAKTESIDKIRGLGLGADDYISKPFDPAELVARVKAHIARYERLVHHNNEKTDNIIQIGHIKILKKSWKVFVNNEEVKFPNKEFEVLVFLAENANIVFSKEQIFEKIWGYGYIGDSSTVTVHINRIREKIEEDSNNPKIIETVWGAGYRLNLI; encoded by the coding sequence ATGTATAAAATATTAATTGCAGAAGATGATAGCGAAATTGCAATGTTAGAACAAGATTATCTAGAAATTGATGGATTTGAAACGCGGATCATTCAGGATGGTAATTCTGTACACCAATTACTAAATCAAGAACATTTTGATTTATTGATTCTAGATATTATGCTTCCCGGAAAGAATGGTTATGAACTTTGCAAAGAAATACGTGCTGAATCAGATGTACCCATTCTAATGGTGACAGCCAAGACAGAATCAATTGATAAAATTAGAGGGTTAGGACTTGGGGCAGATGATTACATTTCAAAACCATTTGATCCTGCAGAACTTGTAGCACGCGTAAAAGCTCACATCGCTCGTTATGAAAGATTAGTTCATCATAATAATGAGAAAACAGATAACATCATCCAAATTGGACACATCAAGATATTGAAAAAAAGTTGGAAAGTATTTGTGAACAATGAGGAAGTAAAGTTTCCTAATAAGGAATTTGAAGTACTTGTCTTCTTGGCAGAAAATGCAAATATCGTCTTTTCTAAAGAGCAAATCTTTGAGAAAATTTGGGGATACGGCTATATAGGGGATAGTTCAACTGTGACAGTACACATTAATCGAATACGTGAAAAAATTGAAGAAGATAGTAATAATCCTAAGATTATTGAAACAGTATGGGGAGCTGGCTATCGTTTGAATTTAATTTGA